One segment of Macrotis lagotis isolate mMagLag1 chromosome 1, bilby.v1.9.chrom.fasta, whole genome shotgun sequence DNA contains the following:
- the LOC141509253 gene encoding olfactory receptor 14A16-like yields MANQTFITNFLLMSFSDVWEMQILHAVLFLVIYLAALMGNLLIILVITMDQHLQTPMYFFLRHLSFIDMCYISVTVPKSILISLTHRNSISIPECVIQIYCIVMFVCVELAVLTVMSYDRYVAICQPLHYETLMSKEACMQMAVGSWVSGNLASITHTASTFSEPFCKGNELGQFFCEIPHLLKLSCSQSNTAELGTIIVFSILCLGCFLFIITSYVYIFSTVLKMPSTEGRSKVFFTCLPHLIVTTVFLTTAFVAHLKPTSDTPSVLDLLVSVFYVVVPPTLNPAIYSLRNKDMKAALTKLVRQEFPCFW; encoded by the coding sequence ATGGCCAATCAAACATTCATCACCAACTTCCTCCTCATGAGCTTCTCTGATGTCTGGGAGATGCAGATCTTACATGCTGTGCTATTCCTTGTGATTTATCTGGCAGCCCTGATGGGGAATCTACTCATTATTCTTGTCATTACTATGGACCAACACCTTCAGACTCCCATGTACTTCTTTCTGAGGCATTTGTCTTTCATAGATATGTGCTATATTTCCGTTACAGTACCCAAGTCCATCCTCATCTCCTTGACCCACAGAAACTCTATCTCCATTCCTGAATGTGTTATACAGATTTATTGCATCGTTATGTTTGTCTGTGTTGAGCTAGCTGTGCTGACAGTGATGTCCTATGACCGATATGTGGCCATTTGTCAACCCCTTCATTATGAGACTCTTATGAGCAAAGAAGCCTGTATGCAGATGGCAGTGGGTTCTTGGGTTAGTGGAAACCTTGCTAGCATCACACACACAGCCAGCACTTTCTCTGAACCCTTCTGTAAAGGCAATGAGCTTGGCCAATTCTTCTGTGAGATCCCTCATCTGCTCAAACTCTCTTGTTCACAGTCAAATACTGCTGAACTTGGAACCataattgtattttccattttGTGTTTGGGatgttttctctttattattaCTTCTTATGTCTACATCTTCTCCACTGTTCTAAAGATGCCATCCACAGAAGGCAGGTCCAAAGTATTCTTCACATGCCTGCCCCACCTCATCGTGACCACTGTATTTTTAACAACTGCTTTTGTTGCTCACTTAAAACCAACCTCTGACACCCCTTCTGTGCTTGACCTCTTGGTGTCTGTGTTCTATGTTGTGGTGCCCCCCACACTGAATCCTGCCATTTACAGTTTGAGAAACAAGGACATGAAGGCAGCTCTGACAAAGTTAGTGAGGCAAGAGTTTCCTTGTTTTTGGTAA